One Curtobacterium sp. MCLR17_007 DNA window includes the following coding sequences:
- a CDS encoding DHA2 family efflux MFS transporter permease subunit — MTQTATAPAAPTTASNVVMNHRQILLVIYGLMAGMFLGALDQTIVGTAIRTIGDDLHGLDQQAWVTTAYLIASTITTPIYGKLSDIFGRRPLFLTAIGIFIVGSFLASFSSSMLMLAGFRALQGLGAGGLMSLPLAIMGDMLAPRERAKYQGYFLAVFGISSVIGPLVGGLFAGANQILFVAGWRWVFLINVPVGIVALAMVLTFLHLPKFGDRGKPRIDWWGASLVIVTLVPLLLIAEQGREWGWDSPGAIACYLVGALGLVGFIIVERAMGDDAILPLKLFGSGVFSMAAILSVLVGFGMFGAMLTIPLYLQIVKGVTPTQSGFAMLPMVIGLMISSIASGQIISRTGKYRLFPVTGTAFTAIGFTVLTFLTADRPLWFLMTGMFLIGLGLGQLMQTLTLAAQGSVSPRDIGVATSAATFFRQIGGTMGTAVLLSVLFTLMPTNISTAMQNRSDLSSALNAALTPSVASASDNKGVMDKIWTKIVDPVKQNVQSGLDKGASQAKAAADQAVTEKVTSAVQAQVAAGTVPSAAAQTIIDQQVADATPAAERQALQTAASKANAEVVNGSLQVDYSNADQRQAVVDEVTPTLVKQLKSGNSAASSSSSSATSDTSFLNGADKRLTRPFLVGFSNSTVTVYFVGLGVILIAFILTWFFRVPPLRKTSALQEQADTARAADAERAGSGSPAAPGTASANDVPTSPDVPAQPRSARSAGSTGVSVLPDDTRAPLPDAPTHGAHSAAAPVDEPPTTTGAIRAHRAAHAAVAERPGPATGADAADASRASRPDDSGHTHGRHSAE; from the coding sequence ATGACCCAGACGGCGACCGCCCCCGCGGCACCCACCACGGCATCCAACGTGGTGATGAACCACCGACAGATCCTGCTCGTGATCTACGGCCTGATGGCCGGCATGTTCCTCGGTGCCCTCGACCAGACGATCGTCGGCACCGCGATCCGCACCATCGGCGACGACCTGCACGGGCTCGACCAGCAGGCCTGGGTGACCACGGCCTACCTGATCGCCTCGACGATCACGACGCCGATCTACGGCAAGCTGTCCGACATCTTCGGTCGGCGGCCGCTGTTCCTCACCGCGATCGGCATCTTCATCGTCGGGTCGTTCCTCGCGTCGTTCTCGAGCTCGATGCTCATGCTCGCCGGGTTCCGCGCGCTGCAGGGCCTGGGCGCCGGTGGTCTGATGTCCCTGCCCCTGGCGATCATGGGCGACATGCTCGCTCCGCGTGAGCGTGCGAAGTACCAGGGCTACTTCCTGGCCGTGTTCGGCATCTCGAGCGTCATCGGCCCGCTGGTCGGCGGGCTGTTCGCCGGCGCGAACCAGATCCTGTTCGTCGCCGGATGGCGCTGGGTCTTCCTGATCAACGTGCCCGTCGGCATCGTCGCACTCGCGATGGTCCTGACGTTCCTGCACCTGCCGAAGTTCGGCGACCGCGGCAAGCCCCGCATCGACTGGTGGGGTGCGTCGCTCGTCATCGTCACCCTCGTCCCGCTGCTCCTCATCGCCGAGCAGGGTCGCGAGTGGGGCTGGGACTCCCCCGGCGCCATCGCCTGCTACCTCGTCGGCGCGCTCGGCCTGGTCGGCTTCATCATCGTCGAACGCGCCATGGGTGACGACGCGATCCTGCCGCTCAAGCTGTTCGGTTCGGGCGTCTTCTCGATGGCCGCGATCCTGTCCGTCCTGGTCGGGTTCGGCATGTTCGGCGCGATGCTGACCATCCCGCTGTACCTGCAGATCGTCAAGGGCGTGACCCCGACCCAGTCCGGCTTCGCGATGCTGCCGATGGTCATCGGGCTGATGATCTCGTCCATCGCCTCGGGTCAGATCATCTCCCGCACCGGCAAGTACCGCCTGTTCCCGGTCACCGGCACCGCGTTCACCGCGATCGGCTTCACCGTCCTGACGTTCCTGACGGCCGACCGCCCGCTCTGGTTCCTCATGACGGGCATGTTCCTCATCGGTCTCGGCCTGGGGCAGCTCATGCAGACGCTGACCCTCGCCGCCCAGGGTTCGGTCTCGCCGCGGGACATCGGTGTCGCGACCAGCGCGGCGACGTTCTTCCGGCAGATCGGCGGGACGATGGGCACCGCCGTGCTGCTGTCGGTGCTCTTCACGCTCATGCCGACGAACATCTCCACGGCGATGCAGAACCGCTCCGACCTGTCGAGCGCCCTGAACGCCGCCCTGACCCCGTCCGTCGCCAGCGCGTCGGACAACAAGGGCGTCATGGACAAGATCTGGACGAAGATCGTCGACCCGGTCAAGCAGAACGTGCAGAGCGGACTCGACAAGGGTGCGTCCCAGGCGAAGGCGGCTGCTGACCAGGCCGTCACTGAGAAGGTGACCTCGGCCGTCCAGGCCCAGGTGGCCGCGGGCACCGTGCCGTCGGCCGCCGCGCAGACGATCATCGACCAGCAGGTCGCCGACGCAACGCCCGCAGCCGAGCGACAGGCACTGCAGACCGCGGCGAGCAAGGCGAACGCCGAGGTGGTCAACGGCTCGCTGCAGGTCGACTACTCGAACGCGGACCAGCGGCAGGCTGTCGTCGACGAGGTCACCCCGACGCTCGTCAAGCAGCTCAAGAGCGGCAACTCGGCCGCGAGCTCCTCGTCGAGCTCGGCCACGAGCGACACCTCGTTCCTCAACGGTGCTGACAAGCGACTCACGCGGCCGTTCCTGGTCGGGTTCAGCAACTCGACGGTCACGGTGTACTTCGTCGGCCTCGGCGTGATCCTGATCGCCTTCATCCTGACTTGGTTCTTCCGTGTGCCGCCGCTGCGCAAGACCAGCGCGCTGCAGGAACAGGCGGACACCGCCCGCGCCGCGGATGCCGAGCGCGCCGGATCGGGCTCACCGGCAGCTCCGGGTACCGCCTCGGCGAACGACGTCCCCACCTCGCCCGACGTCCCGGCACAGCCACGGTCCGCTCGGTCCGCCGGGTCCACCGGCGTCTCGGTGCTGCCGGACGACACCCGCGCTCCTCTGCCCGATGCTCCGACCCACGGCGCACACTCGGCAGCGGCGCCCGTGGACGAGCCACCGACGACGACGGGAGCCATCCGGGCGCACCGTGCCGCGCACGCCGCGGTCGCGGAACGACCGGGCCCGGCGACCGGAGCCGACGCCGCGGACGCGAGCCGGGCCTCCCGTCCGGACGACAGCGGCCACACGCACGGCCGCCACTCGGCCGAGTAG